In Sphaeramia orbicularis chromosome 7, fSphaOr1.1, whole genome shotgun sequence, one genomic interval encodes:
- the slc13a3 gene encoding Na(+)/dicarboxylate cotransporter 3, producing MEISVLAKKLWCVHKQLILLITPLVFLPLIFALPEKEGKCLYVVVLMAMFWCTEAMPLAVTAMLPVCLFPTLGILPSKMVCPQYFLETNFLFLSGLVMASSIEEWGLHRRIALKVLSIVGVKPAWLILGMMLTSSFLSMWLSNTATTAMMLPIASAILESLFGDLESLKQRSKSTEDSNTDIIHGQSTVKLHSLPSVPSEKQMLSIDEIEGTEQNDMRTAEEIQQEAEYQLKVWKGFLICIPYAASIGGTATLTGTAPNLILIGQLKSYFPDCDLINFGSWFAFAFPLMLLFLVLGWVWIAFLYGGLNTRLCFKKEDRRAQAEARAKAVIEEDYRKLGPINFAEGSIAFFFVLFAILLFTRDPKFVTGWSVFFKKGYVSDAVTGVIIVSILFFFPSQKPSLSWWFDPQASNTRYVPLLSWKKAQESVPWNIILLLGGGFAMAKACEESGLASWIGGHLQPLAEVPPAAAVMLITAFLACFTEFASNTATIIIFLPVIAELAIHVSINPLYFMIPATVGCSYAFMLPVSTPPNSIAFASGHLMVKDMVKTGFIMNILGVLSVSLAMNTWGMAMFNLNTYPDWAQPFNKSVVVGDEHVSSVQSLNATL from the exons ATGGAAATATCAGTCCTGGCCAAGAAGCTGTGGTGTGTCCACAAACAGCTGATTCTCCTGATCACGCCACTCGTGTTTTTGCCTTTAATTTTTGCGCTTCCAGAAAAG GAGGGAAAATGTCTGTATGTGGTGGTGCTGATGGCCATGTTTTGGTGCACAGAGGCCATGCCTCTGGCCGTCACTGCCATGCTTCCGGTCTGTCTCTTCCCAACGCTGGGAATCCTTCCATCCAAAATGGTCTGCCCTCAGTACTTCCTCGAAACCAATTTTCTTTTCCTCAGTGGTCTTGTGATGGCTTCATCCATCGAGGAATGGGGCCTGCATCGTAGAATAGCCTTGAAGGTCCTTAGTATTGTTGGTGTAAAACCAGCCTG GCTGATACTGGGGATGATGCTCACCTCCTCCTTCCTGTCCATGTGGCTCAgtaacacagctacaacagccaTGATGCTGCCCATCGCCAGTGCCATCCTGGAGAGCCTGTTCGGGGATCTGGAGAGCCTGAAGCAGAGGAGCAAATCCACTGAGGACTCAAACACTGATATAATACATG GTCAGTCTACTGTAAAGCTGCATTCACTGCCCTCAGTGCCCTCGGAAAAACAAATGCTGTCAATTGATGA AATTGAGGGGACGGAGCAGAATGACATGAGGACGGCTGAGGAGATCCAACAAGAAGCCGAATACCAGCTGAAAGTATGGAAAGGATTCTTGATATGCATCCCTTATGCAGCCAGTATCGGAGGCACGGCCACCCTGACTGGCACTGCACCCAACCTCATCCTCATCGGACAGCTGAAAAG CTACTTTCCAGACTGTGATCTCATCAATTTTGGCTCCTGGTTTGCATTCGCTTTTCCACTCATGCTTCTCTTCCTGGTGTTGGGATGGGTGTGGATTGCTTTTCTCTACGGAGGACTGAATACACG ATTGTGCTTTAAAAAGGAGGATCGAAGAGCACAAGCTGAGGCCAGAGCCAAAGCTGTAATAGAGGAAGATTACAGAAAACTAGGGCCCATAAA TTTTGCAGAGGGGTCGATTGCGTTCTTCTTCGTATTGTTTGCCATCCTCCTGTTCACCAGAGATCCAAAGTTTGTCACAGGCTGGTCtgtgttttttaaaaaagg GTATGTTTCAGATGCTGTCACTGGTGTGATCATTGTGTCCATATTGTTCTTCTTCCCCTCACAGAAACCATCTCTCAGCTGGTGGTTCGACCCTCAAG CTTCGAATACTCGCTATGTTCCTCTTTTATCATGGAAAAAAGCCCAGGAATCAGTTCCGTGGAACATTATTCTGCTGCTTGGAGGTGGCTTTGCTATGGCCAAGGCTTGTGAG GAGTCAGGACTCGCCTCCTGGATCGGAGGCCACCTCCAGCCTTTGGCCGAGGTCCCTCCTGCTGCAGCTGTGATGCTGATCACAGCTTTCCTCGCCTGCTTCACGGAATTTGCCAGCAACACAGCCACTATCATCATATTTTTACCCGTCATTGCTGAACTG GCTATTCATGTCTCCATTAATCCACTTTACTTCATGATACCAGCGACAGTAGGGTGTTCGTATGCCTTCATGCTTCCAGTGTCCACACCGCCTAACTCCATCGCGTTTGCATCAGGGCATCTCATGGTCAAAGACATG GTAAAGACAGGCTTCATCATGAACATCCTGGGTGTCCTGTCCGTCTCTCTGGCTATGAACACATGGGGCATGGCCATGTTTAACCTAAACACGTATCCAGATTGGGCTCAACCCTTCAATAAGTCTGTGGTTGTGGGTGATGAGCATGTTTCATCTGTCCAGTCACTCAATGCAACTCTCTGA